CCTAATGCAAAGTCAACCCTTCATTTCTCAAAGCAACATCTAGTGAGAATGTTACAGAAATATTCAGTGATAAAGAAGGACTAGATGCTTCACATGAAGTGCTTTGAAGATACAGGCTTGTAATCTGTTAGCTCCCTCAGGAGCGACTGGGCTTCTTCCCTTACCCTGCAGCCTGTGCTGCCAACACCTCTCCCAGGCCCAGTTCTCACTCAGTTCAgactgggcttctcttgtggctcagttgctaaagaatctgcctgccatgctggagacctgggtttgataccagggttgggaagatcccctggagaagggaaagactaaccactccagtattctgacctggagaattccgtggactacacagtccagagggtcgcaaagagtcagacgctttcattcgctttcacttttcagatgtACCGTATCTTCAGGATGACCAGAGTTCTTTGCTTCCTTTCCATTTCCACACCTCACACATCAATCTTGAAAAGTTTCTGTTAGTCTCTAAATTTAAAGCCAAACCAAGAGCTTAGCTACAGTAAGAATTCCAGTTAGgtaaatataagataaaataagCTTCAGTGGTCAATCTTACACCAAGTTTCATTGTTTCTTATTTATAATCTCCTAGTCTTAATTACTCTTCTCTGTAAATCAGTaattgtcctcaatctttcccttaACAGTAATTAAATCTAGCCATTgacaaaaactaaataaaacaaaatatcatggtattataaacattttaagattCTGTAGCACATGTGCACATACATTATATTTTAAACGGTGATAGGATAAACTAAGAACCCAACATTTCCTAAAAGTAAGAACTACATTAAGCTATAAAAAGGATTTGTTTGACATACAGAATGATTTGCTGGTAATAATATAggatataatattataataataatgaaaatattcaacTAAATATCATGCATTTCCAGAAACAAATTCTTAAAAGTCTCTTGCCATCAAAACAACAGGaataatgataaaaacaaaacaaaatagtgaGATACCTTGGCATTTTAAATCTGCCATAAAACTGAAAACtgtatttgcttttgtttgtagAAGATGGAACATGTCTCCTCCAGTGAGGTAAGATACTCTTAGGATCAACAGAAAATCTTTTCAGTTAATAAAAACAGAATATGCCCTAAACTATtgtctttaaaacaatttttcacCAGTGAGCCTAGAACTATAGAATTAGAGAAAATTGGAAGTGCAACCACAACGAAAAAGTATATAGAGAGGAATAAAGACCAAAAATCTACACATTCAAATCACCAAAATTAGAttagtacattttttttctgaagatgtCTCAATATTAATGAGGTATGTTCACAAGTCATGGTGAATATTTTGTGAGTACAGTAACAAGGATCCATTCTGTGTTTCTGCAAAAAGGACTAAAGCTTTCTGGAGCCATATTACATGCTACTTCCTAAGTGACTTCCCAGCTATGGGTACAAACAAGTTCCCACAGTCACCAGCAGTGTCACCTAAGCATTCTCTTATTTTCCTGTGATGTGTTTAATCTCTCTTAAAAAGATAGAGgaaaaaatgtaataataataatatgaaaaaaaaatgaaaattgtacAGAGGATATAGAAAACCTATTCTTTCTTCCCTGTGGATGATACTTGGGAAAGTTTTTGATTCAGATATTCATAACCCAAAGCACAATGCAAAATGAGTTAGGTATATGAAATATAATAGTTAAGTAGAGGTAATGAAACTTCAGTTAATTTTGTTCTATAATTCAGGTAAAGATTAACATGTTGTCTACCCCATAGATAATGGTTGTAGATCAATATATGATTAAGCTAATATGAATTCAATTTAGGTAAATGAGTaatattgtctttctttttctaaggAACCTATCAATATCTTCCAGGAAGTAAGTACCAAATTCTTAAgtcaaatataatatattttaactttctttatttaatcaaagttataaaataaatttatttattttgtagataTATAAGCAGGAAAAGAATATGGCCATTCATCCCAGAAAGGTAAAGTTTGATTACTTTAGTCTATTAATCTTTCACTGATGAGACagtttttctgtcaaacatcgaTCACTTTCTCATTCAGTCAAAAAGAGAATTGTGTTTGTGATTGTGAAAATGGtgatgttttcattgttttgtttaaatGCTATATACTAATGAAAGGAATTCTGGGAAAAGATTTGAGAGCCATTTTTGAGCCACAATATTAAAATAGGATATCTTTGAAAGAATTTCTAGTTAAAGATtcatcatttttacttttcttccttaATTCTGTACTCTTTTATTCACAAAATCGTATTTTCTTTGCTATAACTGTATGCTCAAGAATATTATactacatttcaataaatgttatatccttttggctttgttttcttttaggagaaactTTGCACCACATCCTGTGAGGTATACACTGATTTCACATCTGTAGCATAATGTGAAGTAAAATATTATAGTATTTGAACTACATTGAAATTAAcctttatttggaaaatatatttcaaatcaaTAAAACTTGAAAACCAAGATTATCTTTAAACAATGAGACCAAAATTATAGTCTTCTCAATTCTATGACTAAATCAAATGAAGAAAACATATCTTTGCATGAATCAACTAACACATTTGATTCCTAGAATCTATGAAGAATGAAGAACTTATCTTTTAGTGTTTTTCAGTATCaaacttattttattcttttttaaaattctttttctgttacaatattttcttaaaactgaCTTAATCAATTTATCacaaaaacaatatatatttgcTTCCTAAAGCATGTCAGTTGCCCTAGTGATGTATTTTTCCTGATACATAATAAGTAACGActattaaaatgagaaagaagaatctATCCATGCCTTGCCTAAAGTTAccttttatattcattcattcacttgacaAATCTTTTATTCAACAAGAACTATGTCCCCAACATTATCTTAGTCTCTAGGAATACAGTAATAATTATGAGACTCCCTGGGGATACAACAATAAACACagtaaacaacaataaatacCACTGTCATCAAATAGGAAATTCTGTTATAACTTATCCAAAACTCATACAATGAAAGCGAATCCAGTCTAATGCATCTCTTAATGAGAgagaaatttttccttttatattcagGAGAAAATAGTATAGCAATGCTGTGGGGAAATACatctaattatttttcttctctctttaagGAAGTTGTAAGGAACGCAAATGAAGAGGTGAGAAATTTTTAtacatttgaacattttttgttcATATTACCaatatttaatattctaaaattagtaATGGCATATGGGAACatgtttaaatttccttttttaataaacCGGAAAATGATTTATAAGTTCCTTCAAATTGACAGTTTTTCCCTCTCCACTTGAGTAATGTGGAGAATACACACCTAAATCACTGTGTATTCTCTTGAGCcacttacatttaaatatatgatCATTTTTATCTCTTCCACTTATTTGCTAAAGGTGATTAAAAACAAGCAGCCAAGAAGCCTGGTTGCATTGCTTTTATTTCAATCCTTTTAACTTATCATACTAATGATCATGTTTGTAATAAGAGACATATCCCAAGTAAACATTAACATGCAAGGAATAATGTTTGCATTTCTTCTGGTAACCAgatttatattgtatatattatttttttcaaggaaTATTCTATCAGATCATCTAGTGAGGTAAGAGACCTTTTCTTTTAACACCGAATAGCAAGTTCATCCAAAACAGATTTTCAGCAATGTGTAGTAATTTGTTGTTAACATCACAAATAGGGTTAATGTCATACTGGGGAGACTGGGAAGTGACTATACCCTGGTGTACATGGATGTTCTTTCACAGAGGTATCAAATATCTGactaggaaagaaataaaaacatgctcTGGTATTGATAGAAATACCCAAGCAATGAGCACAATGGGGAAAGGTGTCTGGGAAAGGGAGAACCATAGCCTCGGCTCAGAGCCTTGAGGCTGCGCCTGAAGACTTCCTGCTTAACATCTAGGAAGCCTGCTTTACTGTTTCTCTAGGCCACGGGTCTGTCTGGAATGGAGAGCCAATGGCCTCCTATGAATAGCAATGTGTCATCCAGAAAAAGTATACTGGATTCAGTTTGCCGCATCTCACTAGGCCAACTTTGTAAACTTGTCACCTGTTTACACTCCCTAAGCATTTCGTATTGAATTAATAATGTAGAAttgatgaaaactttaaaattaaacatgtttTCAGTCACATGTTATTACTTTGAAACTGAGGACTCTGAATTTTCCATGTATTGAATCTCTAATAAAtactgcaactccaatactttggccacctcatgtgaagagctgactcattggaaaagaccctgatgctgggggggattggggtcaggaggagaggcagaggatgagatggctggatggcatcactcgatggacaggagtttgggtaaactccgagagttggtgatgaacagggaggcctgacgtgctgcgattcatggggtcgcaaagagtcggacacgactgagagactgaactgaactgaactgaataaatactgTAATTTCTCAGTAGTAGTAGCTGGGACTCTAAATATACTTAATGAATTGCCCTTTCTACTCTAGTACAATGCTAAGATTAAATCATGCAAATTAAGTTAATCCTCCTTTTCTTCCCTGAAGGAATCTGCTGAAGTTGCCCCAGAGGTAACTAATTTTCATTCAAATAAAGTGAAATTCATATCGCCcagctttgttttctctttgtgtatttttataacaagtgttttgttttcttaacagGAAATTAAGATTACTGTGGACGATAAGCACTACCAGAAAGCCCTGGTAAATTTTTCATACAAATTATAACTTCAAGTAAATAGTCATAGTACCACTGCTTCTTCTCCAAATGTTCACATAACTATTCCATCCCAGTTACAGAAAATTTTATGTTACTTAACAACCTTTGTTAGGtaaatttgcaatgttgtataaATTATCTAATTAAATAAAGTTCTAAGAAACTTGGTTCTTCTATAATCTACTTTTGACACATAGAGAAGATTCAATACTGGAGTAAATATtggtaattttctttctctctagaaTGAAATCAATCAGTTTTATCAGAAGTTCCCCCAGTATCTCCAGTATCCGTATCAAGGTCCAATTGTTTTGAACCCATGGGATCAGGTTAAGAGAAATGCTGGCGCCTTTACTCCCACCGTGGTGAGTGctgcttttttatatgttgtttcttgtttattttttttttctttctgtttttggtgAAGGATGAGTTCAGGATAAAGATTTGTAAAATGTCTAGAGATAAAATGTCCCAACGAGACAAGTTTTAACTTAGAAAGTAGAACAACTGCAAAAATCTTATAGTCCAGAAATTAAGCCACAAACAAAACATAGCTCAAGTATAGTAACAAATAACAATAGCAGCCATAATGACAAATGAGTAATTTAATTTAAACTGAACATAGCTGTCTTAAGAGTATGCTTCTATATCATTTTGCTTGGCTTCTCAAACAGTTCTCTAAGAGGAGATCGTAATCATCAATTTCATGTAACAAAAAAATTGCTTtgttaagaaaatataaagaaatgaagtAATTTACCTAGGTTCCAGGTTCTCTCTCTaccattttctttcataaaacagTCTGTCTTAAGGAATGTTTTCGACATGAGGAATAAATAATGAAAGTTTtcatggtacttttttttttttttttttttggatatagaACAGAGAGCAGCTCTCCACCAGTGAGGTAAGGCATTTACCTACAAAGGCAATAATCTGATAACTAGTAAGATATTATTCACTTATTATACACTGTACTAGACAGTCTTTGATGTAGTTGCTTAAGCAATAAATCTGGATTTAcatgaaaattgaaaaaatttttcCGATTGGAAAACTGGAACTTTAGATCCCTAAGAAAAATCTGGAAAAGGCAGAACAAATATGTACACATTGAAGGATACAAAGATTGGATCTGTGCTCGTATACTTTGTCAAAATGCTGTTGCtacttctttttttatagctcACCATTAATATTACTATCACACCATGAGACCTGGTATAGATCTTAAATTTTAGAAACAGAGTGAGAGAAATTCAATGTATTATTCtgaaataagaatgaaaattaaTTCAGATCCATATAAACTGCTGTTATCCAAGTGTCTTCCTGCACATCACACATAATTAAACACATTTTCACATCACATAGGAAATTGCCTAGTTTTATTCCTACTtcataatgaataaaatatttgagaaaagagaaatagtaaTTTCATAAGTAAGACTAAAATGtatcatttcaattttttcttaaGGTATCTGCCAACTCCTCTCAGGAAGCAAGTCAAAACCACTCACATTAAATACAGTTAAGAAATTACTTTTTATGTTGttacagttataaaatattatttatttacatacatataatcAGGAGACAATGTGGTTATGCAGACCAGTCAGATAAAATGTATCTACATATTTATTGATTCATTGATATGTCATTCATCATTCACTTAAGAAATATGCATTTAACCAGCATTATGCCCTTTACATTATGTTAGACTCTTGGGATACAACAGTGATTTACAAAGCAATAAAATCAATTGAATTATTCTTTATAAAAGAGGAGTTTTTCTATATACAGTCAAAAGGAAATTATGTATACACAATACAGTGGGAATTAAATGTCtaattcttcatttttcaagGAAAATTCAAAGAAGACCATTGATATGGTAAGATATTATTTCTGTATGAAGCTATTTTAATTAATAGTTTCAAAATCTAATATCAATAATTAGGCTTATCTGAAATATTcttcttttaataaaatagagTTATATTtgtaagttatttaaaaatatgatttttctccAACACTTAACTCTGTTCCACTCAATTGTCTTGAATTCTTTCAATTAAGTCCTTCCATGTGAGCAAGACTTTTCTATATCACAAAAGTTTTATATTATTTccactgcttcttttttttaatcaaatttttgAACTAAATATTTTACTTCAATTCTTTTTTACCTAttgtattattattctttttgtaaaatgagaaagaactaaaactccacaaatgttaaaattatactgctactgctaagaaTTCAATTATCTTGGTCCCCAAATTTTGACTATTGTTTTATTTCTCCCAGAATCTTCTAATAGTTCATCCagtgagaaaaaatatatttttaaaataaataactaactaGTTTATTGCACTTTTCTGCTGTTAATTATTTTAAGCATATTAGGTATTTGCTAACACTTAATTTTTTAACAGAGCCACATAAAAATAgccagtaaaataaagaaaaacacatgtaAGAAAAATACACAGATTCAGAGTCATTTTAGAGATCTGAAAGGAAGTGTATCCAAAGGTTTGAGTAGCTGTTCTAGCCATGAATTTAATAATGTGCAGCTGGACCCTGATTCATTGATAACAGGCATTTTTCAAATAAGCCAAT
This window of the Capra hircus breed San Clemente chromosome 6, ASM170441v1, whole genome shotgun sequence genome carries:
- the CSN1S2 gene encoding alpha-S2-casein isoform X2, coding for MKFFIFTCLLAVALAKHKMEHVSSSEEPINIFQEIYKQEKNMAIHPRKEKLCTTSCEEVVRNANEEEYSIRSSSEEIKITVDDKHYQKALNEINQFYQKFPQYLQYPYQGPIVLNPWDQVKRNAGAFTPTVNREQLSTSEENSKKTIDMESTEVFTKKTKLTEEEKNRLNFLKKISQYYQKFAWPQYLKTVDQHQKAMKPWTQPKTNAIPYVRYL
- the CSN1S2 gene encoding alpha-S2-casein isoform X5; its protein translation is MKFFIFTCLLAVALAKHKMEHVSSSEEPINIFQEIYKQEKNMAIHPRKEVVRNANEEEYSIRSSSEEIKITVDDKHYQKALNEINQFYQKFPQYLQYPYQGPIVLNPWDQVKRNAGAFTPTVNREQLSTSEENSKKTIDMESTEVFTKKTKLTEEEKNRLNFLKKISQYYQKFAWPQYLKTVDQHQKAMKPWTQPKTNAIPYVRYL
- the CSN1S2 gene encoding alpha-S2-casein isoform X1 codes for the protein MKFFIFTCLLAVALAKHKMEHVSSSEEPINIFQEIYKQEKNMAIHPRKEKLCTTSCEEVVRNANEEEYSIRSSSEESAEVAPEEIKITVDDKHYQKALNEINQFYQKFPQYLQYPYQGPIVLNPWDQVKRNAGAFTPTVNREQLSTSEENSKKTIDMESTEVFTKKTKLTEEEKNRLNFLKKISQYYQKFAWPQYLKTVDQHQKAMKPWTQPKTNAIPYVRYL
- the CSN1S2 gene encoding alpha-S2-casein precursor (The RefSeq protein has 1 substitution compared to this genomic sequence), with translation MKFFIFTCLLAVALAKHKMEHVSSSEEPINIFQEIYKQEKNMAIHPRKEKLCTTSCEEVVRNANEEEYSIRSSSEESAEVAPEEIKITVDDKHYQKALNEINQFYQKFPQYLQYPYQGPIVLNPWDQVKRNAGPFTPTVNREQLSTSEENSKKTIDMESTEVFTKKTKLTEEEKNRLNFLKKISQYYQKFAWPQYLKTVDQHQKAMKPWTQPKTNAIPYVRYL
- the CSN1S2 gene encoding alpha-S2-casein isoform X3, with amino-acid sequence MKFFIFTCLLAVALAKHKMEHVSSSEEPINIFQEIYKQEKNMAIHPRKEVVRNANEEEYSIRSSSEESAEVAPEEIKITVDDKHYQKALNEINQFYQKFPQYLQYPYQGPIVLNPWDQVKRNAGAFTPTVNREQLSTSEENSKKTIDMESTEVFTKKTKLTEEEKNRLNFLKKISQYYQKFAWPQYLKTVDQHQKAMKPWTQPKTNAIPYVRYL
- the CSN1S2 gene encoding alpha-S2-casein isoform X6 — protein: MKFFIFTCLLAVALAKHEPINIFQEIYKQEKNMAIHPRKEVVRNANEEEYSIRSSSEESAEVAPEEIKITVDDKHYQKALNEINQFYQKFPQYLQYPYQGPIVLNPWDQVKRNAGAFTPTVNREQLSTSEENSKKTIDMESTEVFTKKTKLTEEEKNRLNFLKKISQYYQKFAWPQYLKTVDQHQKAMKPWTQPKTNAIPYVRYL
- the CSN1S2 gene encoding alpha-S2-casein isoform X4, which produces MKFFIFTCLLAVALAKHEPINIFQEIYKQEKNMAIHPRKEKLCTTSCEEVVRNANEEEYSIRSSSEESAEVAPEEIKITVDDKHYQKALNEINQFYQKFPQYLQYPYQGPIVLNPWDQVKRNAGAFTPTVNREQLSTSEENSKKTIDMESTEVFTKKTKLTEEEKNRLNFLKKISQYYQKFAWPQYLKTVDQHQKAMKPWTQPKTNAIPYVRYL